Proteins encoded by one window of Scatophagus argus isolate fScaArg1 chromosome 8, fScaArg1.pri, whole genome shotgun sequence:
- the dpm1 gene encoding dolichol-phosphate mannosyltransferase subunit 1, translating to MASRKTSHQIPDAEDKYSVLLPTYNERENLPLIVWLLVKYFDESGYNYEIIVIDDGSPDGTLEVGKQLQKIYGEDKILLRPRAKKLGLGTAYIHGMKHATGNFIFIMDADLSHHPKFIPEFIEKQKAGNYDLVSGTRYKGNGGVYGWDLRRKLISRGANFLTQVLLRPGASDLTGSFRLYKKKVLENLVERCVSKGYVFQMEMIVRARQLNYTIGEVPISFVDRVYGESKLGGNEVVSFVKGLLTLFATT from the exons ATGGCAAGTCGAAAAACTTCGCACCAAATCCCGGACGCTGAAGACAAATATTCAGTGCTATTACCTACCTACAACGAAAGGGAAAACTTACCTTTGATTGTGTGGCTTTTGGTGAAATACTTCGATGAAAG TGGATATAACTACGAGATCATTGTCATTGACGATGGAAGCCCAGACGGGACACTGGAGGTGGGAAAGCAGTTGCAGAAGATTTATGGAGAGGATAAAATA CTTCTGAGACCAAGAGCGAAAAAATTAGGCCTAG GCACCGCTTACATCCACGGTATGAAGCATGCCACTGGgaacttcatcttcatcatggATGCAGATCTTTCCCACCAT ccCAAATTTATCCCAGAATTTATTGA AAAGCAGAAGGCAGGCAATTACGACCTGGTGTCCGGTACTCGATACAAAGGGAACGGAGGCGTGTACGGCTGGGATCTGCGAAGGAAACTCATCAG TCGGGGGGCCAACTTTTTGACTCAAGTGTTGCTGAGACCTGGTGCTTCAGACCTTACAGGCAGCTTCAG GCTGTACAAGAAGAAGGTGTTGGAGAATCTGGTCGAGCGGTGCGTGTCCAAAGGATATGTCTTTCAGATGGAGATGATCGTCCGTGCCAGACAGCTCAACTACACAATTGGAGAA GTACCCATTTCCTTTGTGGATCGAGTTTATGGAGAGTCCAAACTTGGAGGGAACGAGGTTGTGTCATTCGTGAAAGGACTGCTCACGCTCTTCGCCACAACATGA
- the adnpb gene encoding activity-dependent neuroprotector homeobox b, which yields MFQLPVNNLGSLRKARKNVKKVLGDIGLEFCRDHLEDYKDFTPPEVYIKHTTWEDVCMWEPSHTKVQDYRSKPFCCSGCLFSSKYFSAYKSHFRNVHSEDFENNILLNCPYCTYNGNKKTLETHIKLFHMPNNTVRQGPGGMVAGAGGIMMKDGVLKRTGDSVEQAVYYCKKCTYRDPLYNVVRKHIYREHFQQVAQPYIVKPGERTSTQNGGTAGNTESNNNTNNVNSNQIHCKKCLFVPRTYEALVQHVIEDHERIGYQVTAMIGHTSVIVPRPKPIIMMPPKTQGDKTIIGMGPKGAVMATTRTPGSQQLSRVVIAPKTGFNSSLLSGLKHDAIRLKAGGTQPFSMGSQQVRVTLPGNAQVSVPQQSHAAKQLISGGSLRSPVVVSASSSLKSNPLGSRVQAAATTVASVTAKKSGSSVLGTSYTQKWKICTICNELFPENVYSSHFEKEHKAEKVPAVANYIMKIHNFTSKCLYCNRYLPSDTLLNHMLIHGLSCPHCRATFNDVEKMVAHMRLSHPDESVGPRTDSPLTFDLTLQQGNPKNVQLIVTTYNMRDAPEESVAFHAQNNSTAVSSALSASLISGKRLMPQLPPKTPSVAADGAPTKSAPQASVPYKRDVGKTLCPLCFSILKGPISDSLAHHLRERHQVIQTVHPVEKKLTYKCIHCLGVYTSNMTASTITLHLVHCRGVGKSQNGQDSRAAHSSRVGQAQSSALKRAGFDNSDTSAPKRRRPGPPGERAHPHDSNGSSTFVENPDEPVVLALDPKGHENESYEARKAFLTQYFNQAPYPTQREVEKLAASLWLWKSDISSHFVNRRRQCIQECETQSASVLLGFSMHELSKVTHELAFIQGGSYEGRRSKRRTSRTRMGLSEQALRRHRELVAANGGVALPRKGKPTETLKGTKARASAPKSSKDQTKTINSTLPQKMPLDLSEPIAIDSDSDEEELQKDNSEWEEEVHRHGNKQLTEAKGRIEQRTGSKIISDVDMSDDDDDEDDDDDDDDDDDDDNDDDDDEDEGELVENGFMPTEGSGRQTAKGRDSLPIIIPKFVPSSARSRSDGAQLGKQQV from the exons ATGTTCCAGCTCCCTGTCAATAACCTAGGTAGTCTGCGGAAAGCAAGGAAAAATGTCAAGAAGGTCCTGGGAGACATCGGCTTGGAGTTCTGTAGAGATCACTTAGAG GATTATAAAGACTTTACTCCTCCAGAGGTGTATATAAAGCACACTACATGGGaagatgtgtgcatgtgggagCCATCGCATACCAAAGTTCAG GACTACAGATCAAAGCCTTTCTGCTGCTCCGGGTGCCTCTTTTCATCCAAGTACTTCTCTGCATACAAGAGCCACTTCCGCAATGTCCACAGCGAGGACTTTGAGAACAACATTCTGCTCAACTGCCCCTACTGCACTTACAATGGGAACAAAAAGACTCTGGAAACGCACATCAAACTTTTCCACATGCCTAACAACACTGTGCGGCAGGGCCCCGGTGGAATGGTGGCGGGAGCTGGTGGGATCATGATGAAAGACGGGGTGCTGAAGAGGACGGGGGACAGTGTGGAACAGGCAGTGTACTACTGCAAGAAGTGCACCTACAGGGACCCTTTGTATAATGTAGTGCGGAAGCACATCTACAGGGAACATTTCCAGCAAGTGGCCCAGCCCTACATTGTGAAACCAGGAGAGAGGACAAGTACTCAGAATGGTGGCACAGCAGGGAATACAGAGAGtaataataacacaaacaatGTTAATAGTAACCAGATTCACTGCAAGAAGTGTCTCTTTGTCCCAAGAACCTACGAGGCACTAGTTCAGCACGTCATTGAGGACCATGAGAGGATAGGCTACCAGGTGACTGCCATGATTGGACACACCAGTGTGATAGTCCCCCGTCCTAAACCCATCATCATGATGCCCCCTAAAACTCAAGGGGACAAGACCATCATTGGGATGGGCCCTAAAGGTGCAGTAATGGCCACTACAAGGACTCCTGGCTCACAGCAGCTTAGTCGAGTTGTCATTGCACCAAAGACGGGATTCAACTCAAGTCTACTATCTGGGTTGAAGCATGATGCAATAAGATTAAAGGCTGGGGGCACCCAGCCGTTCTCCATGGGCAGCCAGCAGGTGAGGGTTACTTTACCAGGGAATGCCCAGGTTTCTGTTCCCCAGCAGTCACATGCAGCAAAGCAGCTCATTTCTGGTGGCAGCCTGAGGAGCCCAGTTGTGGTCAGCGCTTCGTCCTCCCTCAAATCCAACCCCCTGGGCTCACGTGTCCAGGCAGCAGCTACTACTGTAGCCTCTGTCACGGCCAAGAAAAGTGGCTCCTCAGTGCTCGGCACATCCTACACACAGAAGTGGAAAATCTGCACCATCTGCAATGAGCTCTTCCCAGAGAATGTGTACAGTTCTCATTTTGAGAAAGAGCACAAGGCAGAGAAGGTGCCTGCTGTAGCCAACTACATCATGAAGATCCACAACTTCACCAGCAAGTGTCTCTACTGCAACCGCTATCTCCCCAGTGATACATTGTTAAACCACATGTTGATTCATGGTCTGTCTTGCCCACACTGCCGTGCAACTTTCAATGACGTTGAGAAGATGGTGGCCCACATGCGGCTGTCGCACCCAGACGAGAGTGTTGGCCCACGCACAGACTCCcccttgacctttgacctcacgCTGCAGCAGGGCAACCCCAAAAATGTCCAGTTGATTGTCACTACCTACAACATGAGAGACGCCCCAGAGGAGTCGGTGGCGTTTCACGCTCAGAACAACAGCACTGCTGTCTCATCAGCCCTGTCTGCCTCCCTAATATCAGGCAAGAGGTTAATGCCTCAGCTTCCACCCAAAACGCCTTCAGTGGCTGCTGATGGTGCACCAACCAAGAGTGCCCCGCAGGCATCTGTGCCCTACAAGAGGGATGTGGGCAAGACGCTGTGTCCTCTTTGCTTCTCCATCCTTAAGGGCCCAATCTCAGACTCATTGGCCCACCACCTGAGAGAGAGGCACCAGGTGATTCAGACAGTGCACCCTGTAGAAAAGAAACTGACCTATAAGTGTATTCACTGTTTGGGTGTTTATACTAGTAACATGACGGCCTCCACCATCACTCTACACTTGGTGCACTGTCGAGGTGTAGGGAAATCCCAGAATGGGCAGGACAGCCGGGCAGCTCATTCCTCTCGGGTTGGCCAGGCCCAGAGCAGCGCTCTCAAACGGGCCGGTTTTGATAACTCAGACACTAGTGCGCCAAAACGAAGAAGGCCGGGACCCCCTGGGGAAAGAGCCCACCCACACGATAGCAATGGTTCATCTACATTTGTGGAAAATCCTGATGAACCTGTAGTTCTGGCTCTTGACCCCAAAGGACACGAAAACGAGTCGTATGAAGCCAGGAAGGCATTTCTAACGCAGTATTTCAATCAAGCACCATATCCGACACAACGGGAGGTGGAGAAGCTGGCAGCCAGTCTGTGGTTGTGGAAGTCAGACATCTCAAGTCACTTTGTCAACAGAAGGAGGCAATGCATACAGGAATGCGAAACACAGAGTGCCAGTGTTTTGCTGGGTTTCAGTATGCACGAGTTGAGCAAAGTGACTCACGAGCTGGCGTTCATTCAGGGTGGCTCGTACGAGGGCAGACGCAGCAAGAGGCGGACGTCGAGGACACGTATGGGGTTGTCGGAGCAGGCTCTCCGAAGACACAGGGAGCTTGTAGCTGCTAATGGTGGTGTGGCCCTACCACGAAAGGGAAAGCCAACTGAAACTCTGAAAGGTACTAAAGCAAGAGCATCTGCCCCCAAGTCCAGCAAAGACCAAACCAAGACAATCAACAGCACCTTACCACAGAAAATGCCTCTAGACCTTTCTGAGCCCATTGCCATTGACtctgacagtgatgaggaagagCTGCAGAAGGATAACAGTGAATGGGAGGAAGAGGTACATCGCCATGGCAACAAACAGCTGACTGAAGCTAAGGGGAGAATAGAGCAGAGAACAGGGTCCAAGATCATTTCAGATGTAGACATGTCAGACGACGATGACGATGAggacgacgacgacgatgacgacgacgatgatgatgatgacaacgacgatgatgatgatgaagatgaaggggAACTTGTAGAGAATGGCTTCATGCCCACAGAGGGCTCGGGAAGACAGACTGCTAAAGGAAGAGACAGTCTACCCATCATTATTCCTAAGTTTGTACCATCATCTGCTAGAAGCAGGAGTGATGGGGCCCAGCTGGGCAAACAGCAGGTCTGA